In Hydrogenovibrio marinus, a single genomic region encodes these proteins:
- a CDS encoding outer membrane protein assembly factor BamC has translation MTFFQMFNRVVILVMTSFLLISCSSTASKNANDVLNNYDDSDVDYRATESKLAPNLDVPPDLLAPRAANDGFAQALAAQVKDEPESTIPTYQAQNIRVESNLSERWLVVKGLNDEQVWKGVQAFLVSAGFKIKDVRKDTGFIKTEFTPRKEIVPPDAMGPISRVLNSWRPELADGAYDRIIARVVYDAGKSETRVYFYNTTIYDASSVNDEDAVVTGGKTGWQILPYSPLIEAETLYQALIFFGTSQQNAMKQIATVEKQRDLVDGSKEFDGVVFDADKDTVWSYLVAMVYRSGWQIDHMKPQSYAVWVKIPEGLQKKKGFMSKLAFWSSDDEHKPATVILTVENIKDATKPQSLLRVHAEENATPLSAEQQKAVVESMGLLAQ, from the coding sequence ATGACTTTTTTTCAAATGTTCAATCGAGTGGTCATTTTAGTGATGACCTCTTTTTTACTTATCTCCTGTTCATCAACTGCTTCCAAAAATGCTAACGATGTTTTAAATAACTACGATGATTCTGATGTTGACTATCGTGCAACGGAATCAAAGCTGGCACCTAACTTAGACGTGCCACCTGACCTGCTAGCACCTAGAGCTGCTAATGATGGATTTGCACAAGCATTGGCTGCGCAAGTTAAAGATGAACCTGAATCTACAATTCCTACCTATCAGGCACAAAACATTCGGGTTGAGTCAAACCTCTCTGAGCGTTGGTTGGTTGTCAAAGGGTTGAATGACGAGCAGGTCTGGAAAGGTGTGCAGGCATTTTTAGTCTCTGCAGGCTTTAAAATCAAAGATGTCAGAAAAGACACTGGATTCATCAAGACTGAATTCACGCCAAGAAAAGAAATTGTTCCGCCAGATGCAATGGGGCCGATTTCACGTGTGTTGAACAGCTGGCGACCTGAGTTGGCTGATGGTGCTTATGACCGTATTATCGCTAGAGTAGTTTATGATGCAGGCAAAAGTGAGACTCGCGTTTATTTCTATAACACAACCATTTATGACGCTTCATCTGTTAACGACGAAGACGCGGTTGTAACCGGTGGTAAGACAGGTTGGCAAATTCTTCCATATAGCCCTCTGATTGAGGCTGAAACACTGTATCAAGCGCTAATTTTCTTTGGGACTTCGCAGCAAAATGCTATGAAGCAAATCGCGACAGTTGAAAAACAGCGTGATCTGGTTGATGGAAGCAAAGAGTTTGACGGCGTTGTCTTTGATGCGGATAAAGACACAGTATGGAGTTATTTGGTTGCCATGGTTTACCGTTCAGGTTGGCAGATTGACCATATGAAACCGCAATCTTATGCTGTTTGGGTCAAAATTCCGGAAGGATTGCAAAAGAAAAAAGGCTTTATGTCGAAGTTGGCATTCTGGAGTTCGGATGATGAGCATAAGCCAGCAACGGTTATTTTGACCGTGGAAAACATCAAAGATGCTACGAAACCGCAAAGCTTGCTAAGAGTGCATGCGGAAGAAAATGCCACGCCATTGTCAGCAGAGCAACAAAAAGCAGTTGTTGAGTCGATGGGGCTGCTGGCGCAGTGA
- a CDS encoding UbiH/UbiF/VisC/COQ6 family ubiquinone biosynthesis hydroxylase: MTKQTKEQLETLYDVAIVGGGMVGATVALGLAEQGFNVVVLEKSRPELAWDETNPFETRVSALTRASENILKSLGAWQGVLDKRYHAFTDMHVWEDISNAQVHFSAKDIDESNLGFVVENKVIQLALWEKLVEKDNVSLLTEKALVAIETKVGPGNVALNELSFEEGVKLRAKLVVGADGAFSKVRQLVGIGLETHDYEQCAVVGCVETELSHQNTCWQRYRSEGPFAYLCMDGHVSSIAWYMPVEKMGWTLSLDDKAFAEAVEEASGGCLGRVTHVSARDAFPLTRRHALEYVKQGVVLVGDAAHTIHPQAGQGVNLGLLDAAALIETLSDAKQENAITWNRLSVLRRYERWRKGDNHIVQRSMEGFDWLFEQDSGVKNAVRKTLLPFADRMQMAKNWLMRQALKGRQALPELARD; the protein is encoded by the coding sequence ATGACAAAGCAAACCAAGGAACAATTAGAAACACTTTATGATGTTGCCATTGTTGGTGGTGGTATGGTCGGAGCAACAGTTGCACTTGGCTTGGCAGAGCAAGGTTTTAACGTCGTTGTGTTAGAAAAATCACGTCCGGAATTAGCGTGGGATGAAACTAATCCATTTGAGACACGAGTCAGTGCGCTGACGCGTGCTTCCGAAAATATTCTAAAGAGTCTTGGCGCTTGGCAAGGCGTGTTAGATAAGCGTTACCATGCTTTTACCGATATGCATGTTTGGGAAGATATTTCCAATGCTCAGGTACACTTTTCTGCCAAAGATATTGATGAGAGCAATTTAGGCTTTGTGGTTGAAAACAAGGTCATCCAGTTAGCACTTTGGGAAAAGCTTGTGGAGAAAGACAATGTTTCTTTGCTAACAGAAAAGGCTCTGGTGGCGATTGAGACTAAAGTTGGACCAGGGAACGTAGCCCTGAATGAGTTGTCGTTTGAAGAGGGTGTTAAGCTTCGCGCTAAATTGGTCGTTGGCGCAGATGGTGCGTTTTCAAAAGTGCGACAATTGGTCGGTATTGGTTTGGAAACTCATGACTATGAACAATGTGCTGTTGTTGGCTGTGTCGAAACCGAGTTAAGTCACCAAAATACCTGTTGGCAGCGCTATCGTTCAGAAGGGCCTTTTGCCTATTTATGTATGGATGGGCATGTTAGCTCTATCGCTTGGTACATGCCGGTAGAAAAGATGGGTTGGACTTTATCTTTGGATGATAAGGCTTTTGCTGAAGCGGTAGAAGAAGCCTCAGGCGGCTGTTTAGGCCGCGTTACTCATGTGAGCGCGCGCGATGCGTTTCCGTTGACGAGACGCCATGCTTTGGAATACGTTAAGCAAGGTGTTGTTTTGGTAGGTGATGCAGCCCATACTATTCACCCGCAAGCAGGGCAAGGCGTTAACCTAGGGTTGTTGGATGCGGCAGCTTTGATAGAAACCTTGTCGGACGCAAAGCAGGAAAATGCCATAACGTGGAATCGACTTTCGGTACTGCGCCGTTATGAGCGTTGGCGTAAAGGTGATAATCATATTGTTCAACGCTCGATGGAAGGTTTTGATTGGCTGTTTGAGCAAGACAGTGGCGTGAAAAATGCTGTACGTAAAACATTATTGCCGTTTGCAGACAGAATGCAAATGGCAAAAAACTGGCTGATGCGTCAAGCCTTGAAGGGGCGCCAAGCCTTACCGGAACTAGCAAGAGATTGA
- a CDS encoding potassium channel family protein: protein MKDDDFSSSGQLKESVQEKIKQVNLRAILGVEGVHSEESQLAINVGHVFSVAVVMALMVVLVQLLLGLAHEKEGDFYVTIGVWAVFAAELGVNLMLVKNKKRYLLHNWLNVTIVVFAFPWLNYGSEWTAILRTLRFMLLIRVVADIFWDVVLILKRNNFWMVLLAETLLIIVSGAIFAALENRDFATGVWYSLVTITTVGYGDVVPYTEKGRIFGTILIVFGVIFFSLITANIAAFLVGAEQRRTEKEILDYVKTTKLRLEEQSEVHERRMNHILTQLTEKLDEIESEIDEKQHAQRLSKRVSDFEDKFASDSRHFQHRLDEIEKHINRRTNELE, encoded by the coding sequence ATGAAGGATGATGATTTTAGTTCCTCCGGCCAATTAAAAGAGTCGGTTCAAGAAAAAATCAAACAGGTCAACCTAAGAGCGATTCTCGGGGTTGAAGGGGTTCATTCAGAAGAAAGCCAGCTGGCGATAAACGTTGGGCATGTTTTCTCAGTGGCTGTGGTGATGGCGCTGATGGTTGTGCTGGTTCAGCTGTTGCTTGGGTTGGCACACGAGAAAGAAGGCGACTTTTATGTCACTATCGGTGTATGGGCTGTTTTTGCCGCCGAGTTGGGCGTCAATCTCATGTTGGTTAAAAATAAAAAACGATATTTGTTGCACAATTGGCTGAACGTCACTATTGTGGTGTTTGCATTCCCATGGCTTAACTATGGAAGTGAGTGGACAGCAATCTTAAGAACTTTAAGGTTTATGTTGCTCATCCGAGTTGTTGCCGATATCTTTTGGGACGTCGTTCTCATCCTGAAGCGCAACAATTTCTGGATGGTGTTGCTGGCAGAAACCTTACTGATTATTGTATCCGGCGCTATTTTTGCAGCACTTGAAAATCGTGATTTTGCCACTGGTGTCTGGTATTCATTGGTAACCATTACTACGGTTGGTTATGGTGACGTCGTGCCTTATACAGAAAAAGGGCGTATTTTCGGAACGATTCTGATCGTGTTTGGGGTGATATTCTTTTCACTGATCACTGCAAACATTGCAGCTTTTTTGGTTGGGGCAGAACAGCGAAGAACTGAAAAAGAGATTTTGGATTATGTCAAAACGACCAAATTGCGCTTGGAAGAACAATCTGAAGTGCATGAAAGACGTATGAATCACATTCTGACGCAGTTAACTGAAAAACTTGATGAAATTGAAAGTGAAATCGACGAAAAGCAACACGCTCAAAGGTTGTCTAAGCGTGTGAGTGATTTTGAAGATAAATTTGCAAGTGATTCAAGACATTTCCAACACAGATTGGATGAAATAGAAAAACATATTAATAGACGCACTAACGAATTAGAGTGA
- a CDS encoding peroxiredoxin, which yields MSVRIGDTVSKFSIEATSNLTITESDLKGHYTVLYFYPKDNTPGCTTEGADFGEHLSDFQALNAQILGVSKDSIKKHENFKAKYDFPFELISDGDEVLCQLFDVIKLKKNYGREYLGIERSTFLIDPNGKLIHEWRKVKVKDHVTDVLTQLRQLQSH from the coding sequence ATGAGTGTACGAATTGGGGACACAGTTTCAAAGTTCAGTATAGAAGCCACATCCAACCTCACCATTACCGAAAGCGACCTCAAAGGACACTACACCGTCCTCTATTTCTACCCTAAGGACAATACGCCAGGCTGCACAACCGAAGGGGCTGACTTCGGCGAACACCTTTCTGACTTTCAAGCACTCAACGCACAAATTCTAGGGGTTTCAAAAGACTCCATTAAAAAACACGAAAACTTCAAAGCAAAATACGATTTTCCATTTGAGTTGATTAGTGATGGCGACGAAGTCCTCTGCCAACTCTTTGATGTTATCAAACTTAAAAAGAACTACGGTCGTGAATATCTTGGTATTGAAAGGAGTACGTTTTTGATCGACCCTAACGGCAAACTGATCCATGAATGGCGCAAAGTAAAAGTGAAAGACCATGTTACCGACGTGCTCACTCAACTTCGTCAGTTGCAATCACATTGA
- a CDS encoding LysR family transcriptional regulator, whose product MADRRLQVFYTVAKVLSFTKAAETLHMTQPAVTFQVKQLEEFFNTRLFDRTHNKISLTDAGKIVYDYAEKILDHYEKMNSEVRELTGEVTGSLLIGASTTIAEYLLPSLLGAFKKQFEEVNIRLQVGNTDAIVAMVENNMIDLGVVEAPVYNKNLEVEVCRLDEMVLIVPVGHPLSNRDKISVEDIRKYHYISREEGSGSRSVIDSYIREQGLSYSDLNVVMELGSPEAVKMAVESDVGVAIVSRTTITKELKLATLKAIPLDPPLDRPFSHVRQKHKFRHRAVGELLDFAVDYCKEKAVEQGFKLPSEADMEKYTSKAQQSDNR is encoded by the coding sequence ATGGCAGATAGAAGGCTCCAAGTTTTTTATACTGTTGCAAAGGTGCTAAGTTTTACAAAAGCAGCAGAAACCCTTCATATGACCCAGCCAGCGGTCACATTCCAAGTTAAGCAACTCGAAGAATTTTTCAATACGCGTCTATTTGACAGGACTCATAATAAAATCTCTTTAACTGATGCCGGTAAAATCGTTTACGACTACGCCGAGAAGATACTTGATCACTATGAGAAGATGAATAGTGAGGTGAGGGAACTCACCGGAGAGGTCACGGGCAGCTTGTTGATTGGTGCTAGTACGACGATAGCAGAGTATCTGCTGCCAAGTTTGCTGGGTGCATTCAAAAAGCAGTTTGAAGAAGTGAACATCCGTCTTCAAGTGGGTAACACCGATGCGATTGTTGCCATGGTTGAAAACAACATGATTGACTTAGGTGTAGTTGAAGCACCGGTTTACAACAAAAACCTTGAAGTTGAAGTCTGTCGTTTGGATGAAATGGTTTTGATTGTCCCGGTTGGGCATCCATTGTCGAACAGAGACAAGATTTCAGTTGAAGACATTCGCAAGTATCATTATATCTCTCGTGAAGAAGGTTCTGGTTCTCGTTCGGTCATTGATAGTTATATCCGTGAGCAAGGTTTAAGTTATTCCGACTTGAATGTTGTGATGGAGCTGGGTAGTCCAGAAGCTGTGAAAATGGCTGTAGAGTCTGATGTGGGTGTGGCGATTGTTTCTAGAACGACGATTACGAAAGAGTTGAAGCTGGCGACTTTGAAAGCTATTCCATTGGATCCACCATTGGATCGGCCATTTTCACATGTTCGCCAAAAGCATAAATTCAGACATAGAGCTGTGGGCGAACTTTTGGATTTTGCAGTGGATTACTGTAAAGAAAAAGCAGTTGAACAAGGCTTTAAACTACCTTCTGAAGCAGACATGGAAAAATATACCTCTAAGGCACAGCAATCAGATAATCGCTAA
- a CDS encoding PhoH family protein: MTDAVKRLFILDTNVLMHDPMALFNFEEHDIFLPMTVLEELDAGKKGMSEVSRNVRETNRLIDQIISNATFEEIKQGLDLERIHPNKDSDNSYLGKLFFETEPLLAELPKSLPSHKADNHILQTGLALKEMYPNRGVTLVTKDINMRIKSSAAGLHSEDYYNDRVLEDADLLFTGWEILPENFFEENFSKMKSWQENNNTFYEIEVGDNHHWYPNQCLVSENESGFSAIVRNIHNGVATLEYMHNFENNKHNVWGISARNHEQNMALNFLIDPNIDFVSLLGVAGTGKTLLALAAALQQTLDEGIYNEIIMTRATIPIGDDIGFLPGTEEEKMTPWMGALMDNLEVLTKSEGHTDWEKETTQELLNKRIKIKSLNFMRGRTFQNKFIILDEAQNLTPKQMKTLVTRAGEGTKIVCLGNIGQIDSPYLTETTTGLTYIVDRFKNWPHAAHITLKQGERSRLAEFASDNL, encoded by the coding sequence ATGACAGATGCAGTAAAAAGACTTTTTATTCTCGACACCAATGTATTGATGCATGACCCGATGGCATTGTTCAACTTTGAAGAACATGACATTTTCTTGCCTATGACCGTACTTGAAGAGTTGGACGCCGGAAAAAAAGGGATGTCGGAAGTCTCACGAAACGTACGTGAAACCAACCGTTTGATTGACCAGATTATCAGCAACGCCACGTTTGAAGAAATCAAACAAGGGCTGGATCTAGAACGCATTCACCCAAACAAAGACTCGGACAACTCCTACCTTGGAAAACTCTTTTTTGAAACAGAGCCTCTCTTGGCTGAACTGCCTAAGTCTCTACCAAGCCATAAAGCCGACAATCACATTCTTCAAACCGGTCTAGCGCTAAAAGAAATGTACCCAAATCGTGGCGTTACCCTCGTCACCAAAGACATTAACATGCGCATCAAATCTTCTGCAGCTGGGTTGCACTCAGAAGACTACTACAATGATCGCGTGCTTGAAGATGCCGACTTGCTATTTACCGGCTGGGAAATTTTGCCTGAGAATTTCTTCGAAGAGAACTTCAGCAAAATGAAGTCTTGGCAGGAAAACAATAATACCTTTTATGAAATCGAGGTTGGAGACAACCACCATTGGTATCCAAACCAATGCCTAGTGAGCGAAAACGAATCCGGTTTCAGCGCGATTGTCCGCAATATTCACAATGGCGTTGCAACACTCGAATACATGCACAATTTTGAAAACAACAAACACAACGTTTGGGGAATTAGTGCCAGAAACCATGAGCAGAACATGGCGCTCAACTTCCTGATCGATCCAAATATCGACTTTGTTTCCCTACTCGGTGTAGCCGGTACAGGGAAAACGCTACTTGCTTTGGCTGCAGCCTTACAGCAAACTCTGGATGAAGGTATCTATAACGAAATCATCATGACGCGCGCCACCATTCCAATCGGTGACGACATTGGTTTCCTTCCTGGTACCGAAGAGGAGAAAATGACTCCTTGGATGGGGGCTTTAATGGATAACCTTGAAGTACTGACCAAGTCAGAGGGTCATACCGATTGGGAAAAGGAAACCACCCAAGAGCTACTGAACAAGCGCATCAAAATCAAATCATTGAACTTTATGCGTGGCCGAACCTTCCAAAACAAGTTCATCATCCTGGATGAAGCACAAAACCTGACACCGAAGCAAATGAAGACGTTGGTGACTCGTGCTGGTGAAGGTACTAAGATTGTCTGTCTCGGTAATATCGGTCAGATCGACTCTCCTTACCTTACAGAAACAACAACAGGTTTAACCTACATTGTTGACCGCTTCAAGAACTGGCCTCATGCGGCGCACATCACCTTAAAACAAGGTGAGCGCTCTCGATTGGCAGAGTTTGCTTCTGACAATCTATGA
- the dapA gene encoding 4-hydroxy-tetrahydrodipicolinate synthase: MFRGSMVALVTPMLADESVDFAALENLIELHVKSKTKAIVAVGTTGESATLDFEEHCKVVRFVVEKAAGRIPVIAGTGANSTSEAIELTQCAKDAGADACLLVTPYYNKPTQEGLYLHYKKVAETVDIPQILYNVPGRTACDLLPETVGRLASIKNIIGIKEATGDLSRVAKIKALVPDDFDLYTGDDATGIEFVLLGGHGTISVTANVAPAIMAEAFDEALAGNAEKAKALDAKVAGLHSKLFVEANPIPVKWAMTEMGLIGSAIRLPMTPLSPAYHEEVRQALKTAGVL; the protein is encoded by the coding sequence GTGTTTAGAGGAAGTATGGTTGCTTTGGTCACGCCAATGTTGGCGGACGAATCTGTGGATTTTGCGGCGCTCGAAAATCTAATTGAGCTTCATGTCAAATCCAAGACTAAGGCGATTGTTGCTGTGGGAACAACCGGTGAATCAGCAACATTGGATTTTGAAGAGCACTGCAAAGTAGTGCGTTTTGTTGTTGAAAAAGCTGCAGGTCGTATTCCTGTGATTGCCGGGACGGGCGCCAACTCTACCTCTGAAGCGATTGAATTAACTCAGTGTGCTAAAGATGCTGGTGCGGATGCCTGTCTTTTGGTAACGCCTTATTATAATAAGCCTACACAAGAAGGTTTATATCTGCACTACAAAAAAGTGGCTGAAACGGTTGATATCCCTCAGATTCTTTACAATGTTCCAGGTAGAACGGCTTGTGATTTGTTGCCTGAAACAGTTGGTCGTTTAGCATCAATTAAAAACATCATCGGTATTAAAGAAGCCACGGGGGATTTGTCTCGTGTGGCAAAAATCAAAGCTTTAGTGCCTGATGATTTTGATCTGTATACGGGTGATGATGCTACAGGTATTGAATTCGTTTTATTGGGTGGCCACGGCACAATCTCTGTAACCGCAAATGTCGCGCCAGCCATTATGGCCGAGGCTTTTGACGAAGCTTTGGCGGGTAATGCTGAAAAAGCTAAAGCACTTGATGCCAAAGTGGCTGGGTTGCACTCAAAACTTTTTGTCGAAGCTAACCCAATTCCTGTGAAATGGGCGATGACTGAGATGGGATTGATCGGGTCAGCTATTCGATTGCCGATGACGCCTTTATCACCCGCCTACCATGAAGAGGTAAGACAGGCCTTAAAAACCGCCGGGGTTCTCTAA